A DNA window from Sphingopyxis macrogoltabida contains the following coding sequences:
- a CDS encoding DUF952 domain-containing protein, producing the protein MTAATAFKVLTQQQWADFERERVFRGAPVDIADGYIHLSTAEQLEATIAKHFAGQSCLMIAEVDLIQLGDVVRWEEARGGELFPHIYAELPIHAVVSLQKRD; encoded by the coding sequence ATGACCGCCGCAACGGCCTTCAAGGTGCTGACCCAGCAACAATGGGCCGATTTCGAACGCGAGCGCGTGTTCCGCGGCGCCCCGGTGGATATCGCCGACGGCTATATCCACCTGTCGACCGCGGAGCAGCTCGAAGCCACCATCGCGAAGCATTTCGCGGGGCAAAGCTGCCTGATGATCGCCGAGGTGGATTTGATCCAACTCGGCGACGTGGTCCGCTGGGAAGAAGCGCGAGGCGGCGAGCTGTTCCCGCACATCTATGCGGAGTTGCCGATCCACGCCGTGGTGAGCCTGCAAAAGCGCGACTGA
- the gyrA gene encoding DNA gyrase subunit A, with translation MQPSDDGVSPINIVDEMKTSYLDYAMSVIVSRALPDVRDGLKPVHRRILYAAQEGGFVPGRPYKKSAKIVGDVMGNYHPHGDSAIYDALARMTQDWSLRVPLIDGQGNFGSMDPDPPASMRYTEARLAKTAMVLLNDLDKDTVDFQPNYDASRDEPTVLPARFPNLLVNGAGGIAVGMATNIPPHNLGEVIDATLAMIDRQLAGGADITLEELMAIVPGPDFPTGAMMLGQGGARNAYATGRGSIMMRATHVIEEGRNDRQSIVLTSIPFQVGKSGLVEKIAEAARDKRIEGVADIRDESNREGVRVVIELKRDATAEVVLNQLWRHTPAQSSFPANMLAIRGGRPEMLGLKDILSAFITFREEVITRRCKFELAKARDRAHILLGLVVAVSNLDEVVRIIRGSNSPAAAREALLAREWPIGEIAPYIRLVEAIEGEMEESATYRLSEVQVKAILDLRLHRLTALGRDEIGKELGELATEIEELLSILADRVKLYGVMREELVAVRDEFATPRKTLVAPAADGIDDEDLIEREEMVVTVTLDGYIKRTPLETFRAQRRGGKGRAGMATKDEDVVTNLFVTSTHTPVLFFSTAGKVYRMKVWRLPEGGPATRGRPMINLLPLAQGETISTVLPLPEDEAEWGKLHVMFATAKGNVRRNSMDAFTNVPSNGKIAMKFEGEDEDDRLIGVALLDESDDVLLATRQGKAIRFAGDDVREFQSRNSTGVRGMRLADGDEVISLSILHKVGTTSDEREAYLRAAPWKDNENEPTLPADRMAELAAREEFILTVCANGYGKLSSAYEYRRTGRGGQGITNIDNIGRNGPVVASFPATKEHQLMLVTDQAKLIRMGLDSMRVIGRGSAGVRLFDVTKDEHVVSAALIEEGDEDEGEAAETAAEAPAAEASPQ, from the coding sequence ATGCAACCGTCCGACGACGGCGTGTCGCCGATCAATATCGTCGACGAAATGAAGACCTCGTACCTCGATTACGCGATGAGCGTGATCGTCAGCCGCGCGCTGCCCGACGTGCGCGACGGCCTGAAACCCGTGCACCGCCGCATCCTCTACGCGGCGCAGGAAGGCGGCTTCGTCCCCGGCCGTCCGTACAAGAAATCGGCCAAGATCGTCGGCGACGTGATGGGTAATTACCACCCGCATGGCGACAGCGCGATCTACGACGCGCTCGCACGCATGACGCAGGACTGGTCGCTGCGCGTGCCGCTGATCGACGGTCAGGGCAATTTCGGCTCGATGGACCCCGATCCGCCGGCGTCGATGCGATACACGGAAGCGCGCCTTGCCAAGACCGCGATGGTGCTGCTGAACGATCTCGACAAGGACACCGTCGACTTCCAGCCCAACTATGACGCGAGCCGCGACGAGCCGACGGTGCTCCCGGCGCGCTTCCCCAACCTGCTCGTCAACGGCGCGGGCGGCATCGCGGTCGGCATGGCGACCAACATCCCGCCGCACAACCTCGGCGAAGTGATCGACGCGACGCTTGCGATGATCGACCGCCAGCTTGCCGGCGGCGCCGACATCACGCTCGAGGAGTTGATGGCGATCGTCCCCGGTCCCGACTTCCCGACCGGCGCGATGATGCTCGGCCAAGGCGGCGCGCGCAACGCCTATGCCACCGGCCGCGGTTCGATCATGATGCGGGCGACGCATGTGATCGAAGAAGGCAGGAACGACCGCCAGTCGATTGTTCTGACGTCAATTCCCTTCCAGGTCGGCAAGTCGGGACTGGTCGAGAAGATCGCCGAGGCGGCGCGCGACAAGCGCATCGAGGGCGTCGCCGACATCCGCGACGAATCGAACCGCGAAGGCGTCCGGGTCGTCATCGAACTGAAGCGCGACGCGACCGCCGAGGTCGTGCTTAACCAACTCTGGCGCCACACGCCGGCGCAGTCGAGCTTCCCGGCCAACATGCTCGCGATCCGCGGCGGCCGCCCCGAAATGCTCGGGCTGAAGGATATTCTTTCCGCCTTCATCACTTTCCGCGAGGAAGTGATCACCCGCCGCTGCAAGTTCGAACTCGCGAAAGCGCGCGACCGCGCGCATATCTTGCTCGGCCTTGTTGTCGCGGTCAGCAATCTCGACGAAGTCGTCCGCATCATTCGTGGATCGAACAGCCCCGCCGCTGCCCGCGAAGCGCTGCTCGCGCGCGAATGGCCGATCGGTGAAATCGCGCCCTACATCCGCCTCGTCGAGGCGATCGAGGGCGAGATGGAGGAAAGCGCGACCTATCGCCTGTCGGAAGTGCAGGTGAAGGCGATCCTCGATCTCCGCCTCCATCGCCTGACCGCGCTTGGACGCGATGAAATCGGCAAGGAACTCGGTGAGTTGGCGACCGAGATTGAGGAACTGCTTTCGATCCTGGCCGACCGTGTGAAGCTCTATGGCGTGATGCGCGAAGAGCTGGTCGCGGTGCGCGACGAATTCGCGACGCCGCGCAAGACGCTCGTCGCTCCCGCTGCCGACGGCATCGACGACGAGGATCTGATCGAGCGCGAGGAGATGGTCGTGACCGTCACCCTCGACGGCTATATCAAGCGCACCCCGCTCGAAACCTTCCGCGCCCAGCGCCGCGGCGGCAAGGGCCGCGCAGGCATGGCGACGAAGGACGAGGATGTCGTTACCAATCTGTTCGTCACTTCGACGCACACGCCGGTGCTGTTCTTCTCGACCGCGGGCAAGGTCTACCGCATGAAGGTGTGGCGCCTGCCCGAAGGCGGCCCTGCGACGCGCGGCCGTCCGATGATCAACCTGCTGCCGCTCGCGCAGGGCGAAACCATCTCGACCGTGCTGCCGCTGCCCGAGGACGAGGCCGAATGGGGCAAGCTGCACGTCATGTTTGCAACCGCAAAGGGCAATGTGCGTCGTAACAGCATGGACGCCTTCACCAACGTACCCTCGAACGGCAAGATTGCGATGAAGTTCGAAGGCGAGGACGAGGACGACCGGCTGATCGGCGTCGCCTTGCTCGACGAAAGCGACGATGTCCTGCTCGCGACGCGGCAGGGCAAGGCGATCCGCTTCGCCGGCGACGATGTCCGCGAGTTCCAGAGCCGCAATTCGACCGGTGTGCGCGGCATGCGCCTCGCCGACGGCGACGAGGTGATCTCGCTCTCGATCCTCCACAAGGTCGGCACGACGAGCGACGAACGTGAAGCCTATCTGCGCGCCGCGCCGTGGAAGGATAATGAGAACGAGCCGACGCTGCCCGCCGACCGCATGGCAGAACTCGCCGCGCGCGAGGAGTTCATCCTTACCGTCTGCGCCAACGGCTATGGCAAATTGTCGTCGGCCTATGAATATCGCCGCACCGGCCGCGGCGGTCAGGGGATCACCAACATCGACAATATCGGCCGCAACGGCCCGGTCGTCGCCAGTTTCCCCGCCACCAAGGAACATCAACTGATGCTGGTGACCGATCAGGCGAAGCTGATCCGCATGGGGCTCGATTCGATGCGCGTCATCGGCCGTGGCAGTGCCGGCGTGCGCCTGTTCGATGTCACCAAGGACGAACATGTCGTCTCGGCGGCGCTGATCGAGGAAGGCGACGAGGACGAAGGCGAAGCGGCCGAAACTGCAGCCGAAGCACCTGCAGCGGAAGCGTCGCCCCAATGA
- a CDS encoding sensor histidine kinase, whose translation MSARVVRGRIDRSGALVSADGPLLRLQQRAGAGLDKPLALPHLARLVALAQRLQRDISRPLYAADDHSDVHALVRIMPDADGASLEISDWRTRPVSQPQAPAIADTALAPQGWAWECDQQLRMIALRAGIQAPPVPAGWEGCSLSELFELQPDDDGHFPVLRALARQSRFDAQRVRADGPASRIAMTLAGDALFDATGRFTGFRGVAQLAEATAEVPQTATLVDPAFGSLPLSDPQFGRRIDGALRGPLSRIIATAETISGQFDGPIRADYARYAGDIAHAGRHLLGLVDDLADLQNIERPGFKAAADEIDLGDLARRAVGLLGMKAEEKSIRIDAPRVDDKMPATGEFRRVLQVLLNLLGNAIRYSPDHSQIWIRVDREGDRAMVTVADQGQGIDADQQAVVFEKFERLGRTDSGGSGLGLYIARRLARAMDGELTVDSAPGQGARFTLSLPARDA comes from the coding sequence ATGAGCGCGCGGGTCGTCCGCGGCCGGATCGATCGCTCGGGCGCGCTGGTCAGTGCCGACGGTCCGCTCCTGCGATTGCAGCAACGCGCCGGCGCCGGTCTCGACAAACCGCTGGCGCTGCCGCACCTCGCGCGGCTGGTCGCGCTCGCGCAGCGCCTGCAGCGCGATATCAGCCGCCCGCTCTATGCCGCGGACGATCATAGCGACGTCCACGCGCTCGTTCGCATCATGCCCGATGCCGATGGCGCCAGCCTCGAGATCAGCGACTGGCGGACGCGTCCGGTATCGCAGCCGCAGGCTCCGGCGATCGCCGACACCGCGCTCGCGCCGCAGGGCTGGGCGTGGGAATGCGACCAGCAACTGCGGATGATCGCGCTGCGTGCCGGCATCCAGGCGCCGCCCGTCCCTGCCGGGTGGGAAGGATGCTCGCTGTCCGAGCTGTTCGAACTCCAGCCCGACGATGACGGCCATTTTCCCGTCCTGCGCGCCCTCGCGCGGCAATCGCGTTTCGATGCCCAGCGCGTCCGGGCCGATGGCCCCGCCTCGCGGATCGCGATGACGTTGGCGGGCGATGCGCTGTTCGATGCGACGGGGCGGTTTACGGGATTTCGCGGCGTCGCGCAGCTCGCCGAGGCGACGGCCGAAGTGCCGCAAACGGCGACGCTGGTGGACCCGGCGTTCGGATCGCTGCCCTTGTCCGACCCGCAATTCGGACGCCGTATCGATGGCGCGTTGCGCGGGCCGCTCAGCCGGATCATCGCGACCGCAGAGACGATATCGGGCCAGTTCGACGGCCCGATCCGCGCCGATTATGCGCGTTACGCGGGCGATATCGCGCATGCCGGGCGCCATTTGCTCGGTCTGGTCGACGATCTTGCGGATCTCCAGAATATCGAGCGGCCGGGTTTCAAGGCCGCCGCCGATGAAATCGACCTTGGCGACCTCGCCCGGCGCGCGGTCGGCCTGCTTGGCATGAAGGCCGAGGAAAAGAGCATCCGCATCGACGCACCGCGCGTCGATGACAAGATGCCGGCGACGGGTGAGTTTCGCCGCGTCCTGCAGGTGCTTTTGAACCTGCTCGGCAACGCGATCCGCTATTCGCCCGATCATTCGCAGATATGGATTCGCGTCGACCGCGAGGGCGACCGGGCGATGGTGACCGTGGCGGATCAGGGGCAGGGCATCGACGCCGACCAGCAGGCGGTGGTGTTCGAGAAGTTCGAGCGGCTGGGGCGAACTGACAGCGGGGGCTCGGGGCTCGGCCTCTACATCGCGCGCCGCCTCGCGCGGGCGATGGACGGCGAACTCACGGTCGACAGCGCGCCGGGGCAGGGTGCGCGCTTCACCCTGAGCCTGCCGGCGCGCGACGCCTGA
- a CDS encoding citrate synthase: MTDTAKITLGDKIVDSPVLSGTVGPDVVDIRKFYAQTGAFTYDPGFTSTASCESQITYIDGDEGVLLHRGYPIGELAEHSSFMEVCYLLLNGELPNADELTNFDNTITRHTMLHEQLSTFYRGFRRDAHPMAVMCGVVGALSAFYHDSTEIHDPHQRMIASHRLIAKMPTIAAMAYKYSVGQPFVYPDNKLSYTGNFLRMTFGVPAEEYEVVPAVERALDRIFILHADHEQNASTSTVRLAGSSGANPFACIAAGIACLWGPAHGGANEAALNMLREIGRPERIPEYIARAKDKDDPFRLMGFGHRVYKNYDPRATVMQKTVREVFDALKVNDPVFEVALQLEEMALNDSYFVEKKLFPNVDFYSGVILSAIGFPTTMFTALFALARTVGWVAQWNEMISDPAQKIGRPRQLYTGPTQRAYVPVDKR, encoded by the coding sequence ATGACCGACACTGCAAAAATCACGCTGGGCGACAAGATCGTCGACAGCCCTGTCCTGTCCGGCACCGTCGGCCCCGACGTCGTCGATATCCGCAAATTCTACGCCCAGACCGGTGCCTTCACCTACGACCCGGGCTTCACATCGACCGCGAGCTGCGAATCGCAGATCACCTATATCGACGGCGACGAAGGCGTGCTCCTCCACCGCGGCTATCCGATCGGCGAACTCGCCGAACATTCGAGCTTCATGGAAGTCTGCTACCTGCTGCTGAACGGCGAATTGCCGAACGCCGATGAACTGACGAATTTCGATAATACGATCACCCGCCACACGATGCTGCACGAGCAGCTCTCGACCTTCTATCGCGGTTTCCGCCGCGACGCGCACCCGATGGCGGTGATGTGCGGTGTCGTCGGCGCGCTGTCGGCCTTTTATCACGACTCGACCGAAATCCACGATCCGCACCAGCGCATGATCGCCAGCCACCGGCTGATCGCCAAGATGCCGACGATCGCGGCGATGGCGTATAAATATTCGGTCGGTCAGCCCTTCGTTTATCCCGACAACAAGCTCAGCTACACCGGCAACTTCCTGCGCATGACCTTCGGCGTCCCGGCGGAAGAATATGAGGTCGTGCCCGCCGTCGAACGCGCGCTCGACCGCATTTTCATTCTCCACGCCGACCATGAACAGAATGCGTCGACCTCGACCGTCCGCCTCGCGGGTTCGTCGGGCGCCAATCCGTTCGCATGCATCGCCGCCGGCATCGCCTGCCTCTGGGGCCCGGCGCACGGCGGCGCGAACGAAGCGGCGCTCAACATGCTGCGCGAAATCGGCCGTCCCGAGCGCATCCCCGAATATATCGCGCGCGCCAAGGACAAGGACGATCCGTTCCGCCTGATGGGCTTCGGCCACCGCGTCTACAAGAACTACGACCCGCGCGCGACGGTGATGCAGAAGACGGTGCGCGAAGTGTTCGACGCCTTGAAGGTCAACGACCCTGTCTTCGAAGTCGCGCTGCAGCTCGAGGAAATGGCGCTCAACGACAGCTATTTCGTCGAAAAGAAGCTGTTCCCGAACGTCGATTTCTATTCGGGCGTGATCCTGTCGGCGATCGGCTTCCCGACGACCATGTTCACCGCGCTCTTCGCCCTCGCCCGCACCGTCGGCTGGGTCGCCCAGTGGAACGAAATGATCTCGGACCCCGCGCAGAAGATCGGCCGCCCGCGCCAGCTCTACACCGGCCCGACGCAGCGCGCCTATGTGCCGGTCGACAAGCGCTAA
- the gltX gene encoding glutamate--tRNA ligase, with amino-acid sequence MATENQTDPNEAAGAAVVTRFAPSPTGYLHIGGARTALFNWLFARHHGGKFLLRIEDTDRARSTDAAIDAILDGMQWLDLDWDGETVFQFARAPRHAEVAAELLAKGEAYRCYLTQDELAAMRAEAQEKRLPFRVRSPWRDRDDGDPAVPHVVRLRAPQDGEVTIHDKVQGAVTVQNAELDDFVLLRSDGTPTYMLSVVVDDNDMGITHVIRGDDHLNNAFRQLALIRAMGWREPVYAHVPLIHGADGAKLSKRHGALGVDAYRDEMGYLPEAVNNYLLRLGWGHGDDEIIGRDQAVQWFDLDHVGRSPSRFDFKKLENLNGHYLREADDARLAGLVAPRVEKLIGRTLDTAEHDLLVRAMDSLKPRAKTIDEIADGAIFLFQGDPLPVDEKAAEVLRASPEGLLAAVTKRLRALDNWTTEELDAAVRAEAEAAGLGLGKLAQPLRAALTGRTVSPGIFDVLLLLGRDVSLARLDAAQHFPAGA; translated from the coding sequence GTGGCAACCGAAAACCAGACCGATCCGAACGAAGCCGCCGGCGCCGCCGTCGTGACGCGCTTCGCGCCCTCGCCGACCGGCTATCTCCATATCGGCGGCGCGCGCACCGCGCTCTTCAACTGGCTGTTCGCGCGCCATCATGGCGGCAAATTCCTGCTCCGTATCGAGGATACCGACCGCGCCCGTTCGACCGACGCCGCGATCGACGCAATCCTCGACGGGATGCAGTGGCTCGATCTGGACTGGGACGGCGAGACGGTGTTCCAGTTCGCCCGCGCCCCGCGCCACGCCGAAGTCGCTGCCGAATTGCTCGCGAAGGGCGAGGCCTATCGCTGCTATCTGACGCAAGACGAGCTCGCCGCGATGCGCGCCGAGGCGCAGGAAAAGCGCTTGCCCTTCCGCGTCCGCAGCCCCTGGCGCGACCGCGACGACGGCGATCCCGCCGTCCCGCACGTCGTCCGCCTGCGCGCGCCGCAGGACGGCGAGGTCACGATCCACGACAAGGTGCAGGGCGCGGTCACGGTCCAGAATGCCGAACTCGACGATTTCGTCCTGCTGCGCAGCGACGGCACACCGACCTATATGCTCAGCGTCGTCGTCGACGACAACGACATGGGCATCACGCACGTCATCCGGGGCGACGACCATCTCAACAACGCCTTCCGCCAGCTTGCACTCATCCGCGCGATGGGCTGGCGCGAGCCCGTCTATGCCCATGTTCCGCTGATCCACGGGGCCGACGGCGCCAAGCTGTCGAAGCGCCACGGCGCGCTTGGCGTCGACGCCTATCGCGACGAGATGGGATATCTGCCCGAAGCGGTGAACAATTACCTCCTCCGCCTCGGCTGGGGGCATGGCGACGACGAGATCATCGGCCGCGACCAAGCCGTGCAATGGTTCGACCTCGACCATGTCGGCCGCTCGCCGTCGCGCTTCGATTTCAAGAAGCTGGAGAACCTCAACGGCCATTATCTTCGCGAAGCCGACGATGCGCGGCTGGCCGGCCTCGTCGCGCCGCGCGTCGAAAAGCTCATCGGCCGCACACTCGATACCGCCGAGCACGATTTGCTCGTCCGTGCCATGGATTCGCTCAAACCACGCGCAAAAACGATCGACGAAATCGCCGATGGCGCAATTTTCTTGTTCCAGGGCGACCCGTTGCCAGTGGACGAAAAGGCGGCAGAGGTGCTAAGGGCCTCGCCCGAAGGCCTGCTGGCCGCTGTGACGAAGCGGCTGCGCGCGCTGGACAATTGGACGACAGAAGAGCTGGATGCCGCCGTGCGCGCCGAAGCCGAAGCCGCCGGATTGGGGCTCGGAAAACTCGCGCAACCCCTACGCGCTGCACTAACCGGCCGGACCGTTTCCCCGGGAATTTTCGACGTGCTGCTGTTGCTCGGACGCGATGTCAGTCTGGCGCGACTTGACGCAGCGCAACATTTTCCGGCAGGGGCGTAG
- a CDS encoding ComEC/Rec2 family competence protein — MATRQLQTPFDGRWAGGRARLLANIEARLEAERERIGLWLPVAFGAGIAAWFALPAAVHWIGLLLSLGGGLLAGLLIGWQRRLGRMVVIGCTVMALGLLLVWARASWVAAPVLARPVTTEFSARVERVEPLPARGQVRILVHPQQRADLPPRLRLTLGSEQAAGLAGGELIAVRARLMPPPPANLPGGYDFARRAWFDGIGAVGTVLGDVARAPGAAESTPPLRMRLSGHIQQQVEGSAGGIAAALVTGDQGAISEADSEAMRRSGLAHLLSISGLHVTAVVGFTMFLLIRLLALSPRLALRGVVLVAAAGGAALAGVGYTWLSGAEVPTIRSCVAALLVLAAFLLGREALTLRLVAAGALIVLVWRPEALAGPSFQLSFAAVTAIIALHESPRMRRFLERRDERWIVRAGRGVAGLLITGFVVEIALAPIALFHFHKAGLYGALANVVAIPLTTFVIMPAEALALLFDSVGLGAPFWWVAEKALALLILLAHGVADAPGAVATLPSFPPWGFALAVFGGLWLLLWRTVWRLAGLAPLVIGVAALLAQPRPDILVTGDGRHIAVAVPGGSYALLRDRAGDYIRDSMSEAAGIDTPLVALADLEHVTCNRDFCRWRQGEADTGRVILASRGRDRIDGADMAAACAAADVVISDRWLPRECVARWLTIDRDSLAETGGLALYLGAEPRAITSLRAGDAHPWRRPRQVSGNDEAVPTGALAR; from the coding sequence ATGGCGACAAGGCAGCTTCAAACGCCGTTTGATGGCCGATGGGCGGGTGGCCGGGCGCGGTTGCTAGCGAATATCGAGGCGCGGCTGGAGGCGGAGCGCGAGCGCATCGGATTGTGGCTGCCCGTCGCGTTCGGGGCGGGCATCGCGGCGTGGTTTGCGCTTCCCGCGGCAGTCCACTGGATCGGACTATTGTTGTCGCTCGGCGGCGGGCTGCTCGCGGGGTTGCTGATCGGCTGGCAGCGGCGCCTGGGCCGGATGGTCGTGATCGGCTGTACCGTCATGGCGCTGGGCCTGCTGCTCGTCTGGGCGCGCGCAAGCTGGGTCGCGGCGCCGGTGCTGGCGCGGCCGGTGACCACCGAGTTTTCGGCGCGGGTCGAACGCGTCGAGCCGCTGCCTGCACGCGGGCAAGTGCGCATCCTTGTCCACCCGCAGCAGCGTGCCGACTTGCCGCCGCGCCTGCGGCTGACGCTTGGCAGCGAGCAAGCGGCGGGATTGGCCGGCGGCGAACTGATTGCGGTGCGGGCGCGGCTGATGCCGCCGCCGCCGGCCAACCTGCCGGGCGGATATGATTTCGCCCGGCGCGCCTGGTTCGACGGGATCGGTGCGGTCGGGACGGTGCTCGGCGACGTGGCGCGCGCGCCGGGGGCGGCCGAGAGCACCCCGCCGCTGCGCATGCGGCTGAGCGGGCACATCCAGCAGCAGGTCGAAGGATCGGCGGGGGGCATCGCTGCGGCGCTGGTCACCGGCGATCAGGGCGCGATCAGCGAGGCGGATTCGGAAGCAATGCGGCGTAGCGGCCTCGCGCATCTGCTGTCGATCAGCGGGCTCCATGTGACCGCGGTCGTCGGCTTCACGATGTTCCTGCTGATCCGGCTGCTCGCGCTGAGCCCGCGGCTGGCGCTGCGCGGCGTCGTGCTCGTGGCGGCAGCGGGCGGTGCGGCGCTCGCGGGGGTCGGCTATACATGGCTCAGCGGCGCCGAGGTGCCGACGATCCGCTCGTGCGTCGCGGCGCTGCTCGTTCTCGCGGCGTTCCTGCTGGGGCGCGAGGCGCTGACATTGCGGCTGGTCGCGGCAGGGGCTTTGATCGTGCTCGTCTGGCGGCCCGAAGCGCTGGCCGGGCCGAGCTTCCAGCTCAGTTTCGCCGCGGTGACGGCGATCATCGCGCTGCACGAAAGTCCGCGGATGCGCCGCTTCCTCGAGCGGCGCGACGAACGCTGGATCGTCCGCGCTGGCCGCGGCGTCGCCGGGCTGCTGATCACCGGTTTTGTCGTCGAGATCGCGCTGGCGCCGATCGCCTTGTTCCATTTTCACAAGGCGGGGCTTTACGGCGCACTCGCCAATGTCGTCGCGATCCCGCTCACGACCTTCGTCATCATGCCCGCCGAAGCGCTGGCGTTGCTCTTCGACAGCGTCGGGCTCGGCGCGCCCTTCTGGTGGGTCGCCGAAAAGGCGCTCGCGCTGCTGATCCTGCTGGCGCACGGCGTCGCCGATGCGCCGGGCGCGGTCGCAACCCTGCCGTCCTTCCCGCCATGGGGCTTCGCGCTCGCCGTTTTTGGCGGATTATGGCTGCTGCTGTGGCGGACGGTGTGGCGGCTGGCCGGACTGGCGCCGCTTGTCATCGGCGTCGCGGCGCTGCTCGCACAGCCGCGGCCTGACATATTGGTAACCGGCGACGGGCGCCATATAGCGGTGGCGGTGCCCGGCGGTAGCTATGCCCTGCTACGCGATCGCGCGGGCGATTATATCCGCGACTCGATGTCCGAAGCGGCGGGAATCGATACGCCGCTGGTTGCGCTCGCCGACTTGGAGCATGTGACGTGCAACCGCGATTTCTGCCGCTGGCGGCAAGGGGAAGCCGATACGGGGCGTGTCATCCTTGCCTCGCGCGGCCGTGACCGGATCGATGGCGCCGATATGGCCGCGGCCTGCGCTGCCGCCGATGTGGTGATCAGTGATCGCTGGCTGCCCCGCGAATGTGTCGCACGCTGGCTCACGATCGACCGTGACAGCCTCGCCGAAACCGGCGGGCTGGCACTCTACCTAGGCGCGGAGCCACGCGCGATCACCAGCTTGCGCGCCGGTGACGCACATCCGTGGCGCCGGCCCCGGCAGGTCAGTGGTAACGACGAAGCAGTCCCGACAGGCGCCCTTGCACGATGA
- the lexA gene encoding transcriptional repressor LexA — protein sequence MLTAKQHELLHFIQQKLDASGISPSFEEMKEALGLKSKSGIHRLISALEERGFLRRLPNRARALEVVKLPETAKAAPARENVVPLRKSPPAMRPIAANDIIEVPLHGKIAAGVPIEAFEDHNNLAVPAALLGAGEHYALEVSGDSMVEAGIFDGDYALIQKASTAREGDIVVALVDGQDATLKYFRREGQMIRLDPANSAYEPQRYPAERVIVQGRLSGLLRRYH from the coding sequence ATGTTGACCGCCAAGCAGCATGAACTGCTTCACTTCATCCAGCAAAAGCTCGACGCGAGCGGCATTTCGCCGTCGTTCGAGGAAATGAAGGAAGCGCTGGGCCTGAAATCCAAGTCGGGCATCCACCGGCTGATCAGCGCGCTCGAGGAACGCGGTTTCCTGCGCCGGCTTCCCAACCGGGCCCGCGCCCTCGAAGTGGTGAAGCTGCCCGAAACGGCAAAGGCGGCACCGGCGCGGGAAAATGTCGTGCCGCTGCGAAAGAGCCCGCCTGCGATGCGCCCGATCGCCGCGAACGACATCATCGAGGTGCCGCTGCACGGCAAGATCGCCGCAGGCGTGCCGATCGAGGCGTTCGAGGATCACAACAACCTCGCGGTCCCGGCGGCACTGCTCGGCGCGGGCGAACATTATGCGCTCGAAGTTTCGGGCGATTCGATGGTCGAGGCGGGGATTTTCGACGGCGACTATGCGCTGATCCAGAAGGCCAGCACCGCACGCGAGGGCGATATCGTCGTCGCGCTGGTCGACGGGCAGGATGCGACGCTCAAATATTTCCGCCGCGAAGGCCAGATGATCCGGCTCGATCCGGCGAACAGCGCCTATGAGCCGCAGCGCTACCCCGCCGAGCGCGTCATCGTGCAAGGGCGCCTGTCGGGACTGCTTCGTCGTTACCACTGA